The Ziziphus jujuba cultivar Dongzao chromosome 3, ASM3175591v1 region atgcataaaattttattagttaccaataaaataaatataacaaaacaataaaaaagatcaatatagagattataatttttttaatatttttatattataactaTCTTTTTAGATATGTTTTGATTCTTAGAGTTGAATTTTAGAAAGTTTGGTAGGAAATGGATTTGGaaattttgtccaaaaataattattttttatccttttaaattaGTTGGGTTACCAAGAGAAATACAAATTGAGTTTTGATTCTAAAATCAAAGAAACCCATTTGAGAAACTTGGAGGAGTTGTAAAACTGATAAGCTTGGAGGAACTAAAAGTGTAATAGATTTTTCAAACATAATAgattccaaataaaataaaaaaaacacaataagaccaaaaaaaaaaaaaaattgcctagGATAAATACTTAATTTCCTTAAGTTGCTTCTTGTTCCATAAGTTGTTGCAAATCTGGAAATTCTGGTACCACCTAATTACTAGAACGATCGTATTATTCTTTCTTATATACCCTCGGCCTGAATAATCTCTTacatcttttcatttttatatttttgtccttTATCATACCGAAAAAGTTGTATATAAAAGTGAATTAATAATCAATAAGGATTATTCATCAGAAACATTTTGTTCTTTACGATCAGTTTCCACAGCATCTTGATTCAGCATCGTCaacttaacaaaaaatacatagcATAGTTTATGTCTATGCTCATGATTAGATAATCATGACtatgattgtaacaccccgtcccgatgTACATCGaaattttctcaagttgactgaagttgatcgggtttgaccacTGTTGACCAAACGGTAcccttttgactttttgattatGATAGGATTCTAGGTTAATCGAGGCACCATTGCGAAGTATGCATCGActtgagtttgtagactagtagcatgttaaAAATGGAgatacgatttgaaagttatgagcaaaataagttgaggtctgAACTGTTCAATGgtgccaaagttgactttttattcttataaaattgactttgactcttgtatgcttgtgaagtactcatcgatacgagttcatagactagtagcacgactgatttggacatgtggtttgaaagttacggacccGTAAAAATTTTTTGAGACAGTAGTTACTGTTCATATATCTGTGTGAGTGTGTAAACATTGTCGGGATGTGTCAAAATTTGGCCAACCTATGAGTGCACGGTGACACCCATGGGAGGCATTTTGATTGGGCAAATGGTTGTGTGGGGCATGTGAGGAGTGAGgtgaaggaaagagaaagaggagggggagagagaggtGAGAGCGTCACCATCGGTCACCATTGATTCACCCTTTTTTGGCCATCCCTGACCTACACGCGCCGGACCACCGTGAAGCCAACCTGAAAACCAGATGGCCAGCCGAAAATCATGACCAACCAACAGCCAACCggcccggatcgaggcttttttgGTTGGCGGTGCCATTTCCTTCTCCGGTCGATTTCTCCCAAACtagacctccgtttgcctcaccgcagGTCCCATTAGCTCACTCATCCTCCGATCGGACGCATCATTGGTGGTGGAAAATTCTAGTGGCCATGGCAGCTCGCCGAAAAACCCACCTCCGATGAGTTTTTGATGATACCTCCCACCCtctcccactaatttgaccttcctgaatccaaatctggaTCCTTTTCCCCCAGTTCTTGACGGTTTATGAGATTGAACGTATTAAATCTAAAACCTTTTcagtgagattccggccaccatggATCCGATCTCCAAgaggagcacgtgtgaattgtggaatcgatccaaTGGAGGATTTTGATTGAATTGCAcactcgaggtgagtgacccaccttcaaaatatTCTGGGTTGAtagattgtatatattttgtgttgattatatatttgaaaattatatttcatgtgttaaatatttagtaaatttatatttgcaattttgatgccaatattgaatgaattaagaatatttgtgcattaagaaatattttgattttaagaatcTTATGGATTTaggattttgttaataattattaaattttattgttggaatattgtgtaattaaatatttgataaatatgttttatgtatttgatatttacaatcaatttattttattgttatattattattatcattgtatagtagattggatcactcactaggatgattagcatctcatatttttcaatttgttcctTTAGACCCAGGTCAGTAGATGTTAATCGTCAAGGGCGAGCTCGACGTGTTGGTTTGTTGCCGAAATCCAAGAAgtcatcttttcttttccttccatcttgtattatttccttccagtttttattgtattaattttttattcagatATAtcgtataatgctctgtatactatattagacattaaattataatattggtTCTGTTTCTCTGttaattttgaagtgctgcaaatgtatggaaataaattacagtaaggtaggaggaataaggaggTATTGTTAGAAATGTATTTTCTGTGTAAGGAATTTTATGATGAGTCCAACTCTTAGGGGAGTTGCTATCGGATTTTTCATtagaggatccggtagggtttccctgggatgaGACTTTGTCTAAGGTTTTAATAAAAGGATCTTAAAGGGGTCCCGACAATGAtccatccaaaaaaaattaaattgaaattaaacaacaaaaacaaaagaaaactttAGTAACTAAAACAAAACTATGAAAGAATGAAAACGGTAAAATATTAAAcactgaaattttaaataaaccgAAAGTTGTCACTTAGTAATTTATCACCAAATGTATTTAACTTAttaggtaaataaaataaaataaaataatttattttgaatataaatcccACTTTGCATGTTTAGCAATCATATTATGAGAAGgatatctcaattttttttactgataaaataaaattatattatttaggtgaattttttttttgtgtctaaAATAAGGAGATATAttcattaatttccatataatcacatttgtatatgtaaaaatttttaaaatacatctGATTAAGGAAGCCATATATGCGTAAATACAATTtatgtcatatataatattataataataaaaatatatacttttgaatacaaccaataaaggtaaaaaaatttatgtttttaagtAGCTGCTCcatttggtattgattaatattttaatagaatcataaacaataaaaaaatattattattattatttttttttaaattttgtaaggaatttaaaatgattatataaTGACACATAGcatatatttttctacttttatatattatatagattttaaagtCATGATCTTGCTAGAAGAAGAACATGAGAAGTCATCCCTAACAACTTTTCATATTCTTACTAACAACTTTTcatattgttacttttttaAAGGGTAGATTATTCAAGAATTTATACTCTATAGGTTTACTAAAtactatattttatgaaaatttcttcTATAATTCAAAAGAGGGGGTTTTAGAGCAACCCCAAATACAAACTAACAACCTTATTTGGCTTTACATTTCATTGACTTCACGAAtattttaggggaaaaaaaaatctatcaaaGGTAAATTTCAAAAAGAACTCTATGGTTTGTCATATTCTAACAACGATTTGGAATTTTTACCctatgttaatttattttttattctttgtttcgcttttttttttttctttttttaaagaaatatctctttttgacaatttatttttaagagcTATAATAGTTAaatgaaaaagattaaaaataaattatttgtcgTATGTCAcggaaaaggttaaaaaaagaaaaaaaaaagaaaaaaaaaaggagagagaacaATAATGGAAGGGTGAATCAtgactatttatatattaattggtatgtGTCATTACACCCTCAAAACTTAAATCGAGCTTAAATGAGGAGAAGATTTTGATCTgtctattttttgttattttttatgtatatttatgaaATCTAAAAGAATTTCACATCTAAAAGTAATATTCTCTTTAAGAAAATAACTTAACAATATTCTCTTTTAAGTGTAATATTCTTACACTAGTCGTGAATAATAGACGAGCATTGAGACAATAAGACGTTAACAATGTCCTTTTGTGGGGTACCTTAGGTGATGATGTTTTATATGTTGCAACCACCGGAGTTTATTCATCCACAATTTCCAAGTTATTTTTGCAAACTCAAGAAAAATGATCTGTCGAATGTGTCAAGCACTTGAAGCATGGTATATTTAActtcataattttcttttttctaatggATATGTTAATTCTCGTTTAGATAGCTCTCTGTTCGTCTACAATAAGCATAAACTTCTCTTTTTTATTCtggtttattttgatgatatcatATTAACCAGGAATTCCAAGGTTCATGTTGGCAATTGTATCACTATTTTTGCTTCTCGATTCCCATAGAAGGACGTCAGccaacaacatttttttttcttgttgctCATGCAATACCAATGACTTCTAGCTTGTTTTTGTCACAGTATAAGCACATTTGTGATCtactacaaataataataataataataataaaaggaaaaataatatgcACAATTCTAAGGAGGCCTCTAGCCCACTGTTCCCTTATGACAAGCTTTAACTTTTTGATGGTCATCCATCAACGGATGCCTAGCAATATAGGCAGGTTTTGGTTAGCGATGTCAGTTTATCTCGATCTGCTCTATCCTCCCAGTGTTCCACCCTTAATGGGTGGGGATTCCCAGGTTCATCAATGTAACAAGTGGAGATGCAGGAAATTTTTTTGCCCTAAGTTGGGGTTCCCCATCTCGTGTCCTGCccgtttatataatatatatatatatatatatattattttatttcaaaaaaatataaaaatattaaccatTCAAATATAtcctttcaaatttttaaaaaataaaaaataaaaaataactaaacgAGGAAATGGAGATCTCCGCCCCACCTTGCCTCGACTTCCAAATACACGGGGAATGGGATGGGGAGGCTGCCCCGTTGCCATCCCTAGTTTTGGACCCTCTACAATATCTATTATTTGTTTGTCTTAATATTTCGTTTATCGTTGACAAACTATCGCTATTTATGCACACTCCATTTAGCTGCCACTAGGTCGCAGTGAGACTAGTTTTAAGATATCTAAAAAGGGATTGCTACTTATGGTTTGTTCATTCAAAAAGGTCCTTCTCCTCTTCATGATTTTACTGATGCTGATTGGGTTGAGAATATTGTCGATCATTCTTCCACTTCTACTTACATTGTTTTTCTTGGCTCCACCTCTATTAGTTGGTGCTCCGAAATGTAGCACACAATTGCACAATCTTCAACTGAAGGTGAGTATAGGGCAGTGGCTGCATGATTGCTGAGCTTAATTGGATTCAAAAAACTTGCTTTTTGTAATTCATGTGTCCTTGTCTCCTCCAACCATCTATTGTGATAATGATGATGCTTTATATTTTTGTACTAATCAAGTGTTTCATTCTCGGATAAAACATATTTCGGCAGACTTTCACTTTATTCATACTCAAGTTTGTAGGCGTTAGTTTCAAGTTACTCACGTTCATACTTCTGATCAGCTTGTTGGTTGTTTAACTGAATCACTAGCTCATCATCCATTTCATATTCAAAGGTTTAAGACTGGCATCCATGGCGAAAGCTTCATTTTATGGGGATCTACATAATAGGTTATAggataacttttatttttgtacattttaaatattttatggagTATCTTAGTTATTAACCTACCTCATTTACAATGTTTTATTAGTCATGTAAATCCTAATGAGATCTTGTATGATAAATATAAAGACCGAGActaatattgaatgaatatgAATTGCTGTTcattcaaagcaaaaaaaaaaaaaaaaaaataataataataataataataataaaataaaataaaataaaaaattgtgctGTTCATGTTTTCTCTAAACTAACAACATggcataattaaattttgatcatttttctTATTCAATATTCTACCAACAATCTCATAAAGCTTATTAccaacaagaaaaacaaaaataaaaaaaaaactaaataatccCATAAAGcccaatccattttttttttttaatgtgacatcaaaattgattttcaacAGCTCTTGAaagaagatttaaaatttttgatgaaTATAAACAATTGTACAAGTCTAACTTGAGCACGCCATAAGATGTGACATATAAAAGACAAAATACATTGATTTTAAATGAGATTAAGTAGAAAATAGTGTGTTAGTGGGTCAATTTATAGAATAAGACATCCATATTGActtggacatatatatatatacattgaatcTAGCTTCACCACCATTTTGGACGCTACCATAACAATTAAATTGATGGTGATTTTCTTAGAACAACCTAAAacgaataatgaaaaaaaataaataaaaaaaaaaaaaaagggttggcGATTTTTTACATAAACCCCAACCTCAATTTGCTATTTTCAGAAAgccatatatatttgatatttcgcATTGTGGGGGCCACCCCAGTCCgccaaaactctttttttttttttttttttttttttgggccaccgaaacaattaaaattatattatcagGGAaggtttataaaaatattaaatgcatGTGAAactttttcagccaaaaaacaaataagtacATACATGTGAAACTATGGGAGGACACAACAAACCACCAATCAAATTTCACGGGTCAATAGTTTAGCTTACCACGTGATTCATTGAGTCTtatgaataaattaaaccatTGTTAATTAAGCAATTAACATTGATTAACTACATGTCTTTCTTGGATATTATTAGAGTTCTCAGCAAATGATATCTTGCCATGTGTATGTTAAAGTTTTTAACCTTTTTATCACACGTTGAGATTGCATTCATTTCCTCcacaaacataataaaaaaatcttacctcttatggaaaaaaattaatttatattctttaaatttatttatcagaatGCTTCATTTGTTtctctaatattttatttatttattttaatttcataaattttggtttcgATTTCTCATTTTTGTACTTTGGtctaacatttttttctttcataaaaattatttaaaaactaaaatgttGTGACCTATAAAAGtataaccttctttttttttattttttttattaatttttggaaatGCCATTACTTTAAAGTTGAATACCCCTTTAAGTATCTCATGTCCATTCGAAAAAAATTCCTGCAGTAAAAGTCACTTTTCTTCTTGGATAAGAACTGCGCAATAACGACCGTTTCATCAAAATACCTTTTTTATTCATCACtaacttttatttctttgacaaaaaaagaaagcgcttttttttttttttgggtggtgggGAGGATAACAACgattttatcaatatatatatatatatatatatatatatatatatatttgtgcttttgttttaaatataaccTCAATAATgtaacaacaaataatatgtaataactttgaaaaactattatttttaattaaaataattgtctaataaaatttaagtaagaaaatttgacaaattaatttaataaaatctttttattaattgaatatttttaacaaaattatgctTTGCAAAATGATTATTCgttaattaaaagttaaaaaagtgttatttaaaaaaaaatcatggatcatgtaataattaaaaagaaagatatcATCTTGACAACATTAGTGACGAAGCATCAATGGGTACCATGtagttgttaaaaaaaaaaaaaaaaaaatcaatgggtAATATGTGCCATATGATAACTAAATTGACATagttaaaaatgtttatttttccatattaattaaattcaatcAGTAATTATCAATTCAACATGAAATTTATCGTCATTCATCATTGATggttaaaagtaataaaatttaaatttgtttaacataatttttaaaaaattacttgtaaattttaaaatctagaaacttttattgaataattttttgaaaatctttATGTCtcgtaaaattttttttaaccaaaatcaataaaaaataagtctGATATTCATCcaagaaatttaaaagaaaaaaaaaattcagacaCGAAAGTCAAAAGCAAAAATTATCCTCAACAAGCATAagataaaaagacaaaaaaggcaaaaatttAACTTGAACTTACGtccaataaattttgaacacgtCTCGTACATTCACTTCTTCCATATTCCCTCCGAGAACGGGTACAAATCAACCATCTCTCATTTTcccttttgattttttatatcaacttgttcgaggaaaaaaaaaaacaaaaacaaaaacaaaaaaaaaagtataatattcTCATCTCACCCGCAGGTGACTCACCCACCTTCCCTTAGACTTTCCCCAATAAGAAATCCCCAAACTTCCTTTCGCAAAAACCAACTTCTACttttttcttcatcttcctctttctctcactttccttctctttctctctctaaaaaaagCGCTTGATTTTTCTTCTCCAAACCAAATTACATGTACCATTCCAACTCACCTTCGCACTCCCAGAAACCCATGGGTCCGTCGGGTCTGACCCGGTACGGTTCCGCACCCGGTTCACTTCTCGCGACGGCCGTCGATTCCGTCATCGGAGGAGGAGCCGACCGCGAATTCAACACCGCCGCACTCAGATCGCCGTACTGTTTCTCCGGCGATTCGTCGTCGGTCACATCTGAGTCAACCTGCAAGGTTAACAGCTCGCCGTCTTCCTCTGTTCCTCCTAATAAGGAGCAGTACCAGCAGCACCACAACAACAAAGGTTTGCATAGATCGTACTGCCTCAATGAGATTGCTTCTAGGGTtggatcttcttcttcttcgtcttcatcTTCGTCTTCTTCGTCTTTGGTCCGCCAGAAAAGCTCTCCGGCTGGGTTGCTCAGCCACCTCGCTGCTGCTACAACTGAAAACAACGGTTAGATTTATTTTCtcctttgcttttatttattaatttattttttttgtaaaatgacTGTTTTCTCGCCGTGGATAAAAGGGAGGGATGATTGGGGTTAGGGGTAAGGTAGTGATTTCGTATTTGATGCTGTTTGGTTAGTCGGAAATAATCCGATCGAGTTTCGACTCTGTATAAGTGATAATCGTTGACTTTTAACAAATTGACCGAAATGTCCACTAAGTTCGTTTTTATTGCGAAGCTAGCCTTGTAGGAATTTATGGAGAAAAATATAGTCGTATCTTTTTTACATGTTACGCTCCCCGAGCTTGAACGCGACGAATCAAAGTTTAAGCATGGGCtgcatgattaaaaaaaaaaaaaaaaattgtttaatcctctcgaaaaaaagaaaatagccaATGATAATTTGCCACGTAGGTGCCATTTTATTATCTATAATTGTAAGGCTCTGGCTCATTTTTgttcatttataatttataacttttatgtttttttaaaaatttcattagAAATAAATTACACACAAACGTAGGTGTCCTCGAAACTTAAAGTTTGCACCATATCTATGACACGTGTCTTTCTGTCAATACCCAGAAATATAAAAACTTCCACTCGTATTTAAATTGAATCTGTCATTCCAGACATTTAATAGTAAAAACAATTAACACTAATTTTATAGAGTtcacatgttttattttaactttgtaCGGAACCTAATGCATTAGATGTTAAATCTCTGATTATGGGTTATTGAGGGTGGTTACTAtgatttagttttattattattattcttattattgttattactattatgatTTGGTTAATACTCGGtgaatattttacattaaaatttatatgtacatatttatatattattcagTGAATAACACCTTGTTAAGTTGGAATTTGTTGTCAACAATTGGTGTTTAATATCTCTTCTATTAATTTGGACAATGTAAACAACAGCAGGGTTTTCAGTTACAAGAGGAGCAGGAAGCTATAGCTCACAAGGTGGTACTAATGGTGGCCATGGAGTTTCGAGATTGAAGTCTCAATTGAGCTTCACTGGGCAAGATTCTCTTTCCCAGATTTCTGAAGTAAGCGAAAATGTTGTTGATGTTGGTAGCGCTGACAATGGCCACCAAAACGCCATGCATTCTTATGTCACTAATAGTTTCGGGATGGACTCGTGGGACAATAACACCAATTCTATCGTGTTTTCTGCTCCGACAAGCAAACGAGCTAAACATATGGATGGTGACATATATAATTGTCTCAATATTTTAGAAACTCAGGTACTTGGAGTCCTAAGAATTGCTATTCGATAACCATACTTCTTGacttgtaacattttttttgttaacagACAATTGaggaaattaaaaagaagagaaatt contains the following coding sequences:
- the LOC107422215 gene encoding transcription factor bHLH128 isoform X1; this encodes MYHSNSPSHSQKPMGPSGLTRYGSAPGSLLATAVDSVIGGGADREFNTAALRSPYCFSGDSSSVTSESTCKVNSSPSSSVPPNKEQYQQHHNNKGLHRSYCLNEIASRVGSSSSSSSSSSSSSLVRQKSSPAGLLSHLAAATTENNAGFSVTRGAGSYSSQGGTNGGHGVSRLKSQLSFTGQDSLSQISEVSENVVDVGSADNGHQNAMHSYVTNSFGMDSWDNNTNSIVFSAPTSKRAKHMDGDIYNCLNILETQFSLPQTTLEMATVEKLLQIPEDSVPCKIRAKRGCATHPRSIAERERRTRISGKLKKLQELVPNMDKQTSYADMLDLAVQHIKGLQNQVQNLHKELENCSCGCKQQTK
- the LOC107422215 gene encoding transcription factor bHLH128 isoform X2, encoding MYHSNSPSHSQKPMGPSGLTRYGSAPGSLLATAVDSVIGGGADREFNTAALRSPYCFSGDSSSVTSESTCKVNSSPSSSVPPNKEQYQQHHNNKGLHRSYCLNEIASRVGSSSSSSSSSSSSSLVRQKSSPAGLLSHLAAATTENNGFSVTRGAGSYSSQGGTNGGHGVSRLKSQLSFTGQDSLSQISEVSENVVDVGSADNGHQNAMHSYVTNSFGMDSWDNNTNSIVFSAPTSKRAKHMDGDIYNCLNILETQFSLPQTTLEMATVEKLLQIPEDSVPCKIRAKRGCATHPRSIAERERRTRISGKLKKLQELVPNMDKQTSYADMLDLAVQHIKGLQNQVQNLHKELENCSCGCKQQTK